The Chelonia mydas isolate rCheMyd1 chromosome 1, rCheMyd1.pri.v2, whole genome shotgun sequence nucleotide sequence TTCTCCCATCTCTGTTCTGTGTTCTGGCTTCCCACGATCTCCCCGGGCCTGGCCCGCAGGCCGCCCACAATTCCCGCAGTGCAAAATGCTACGGATGAGCCCAGCCCAAAACACTCGTTACTTGAGGCTTTTTTGTCCTTTCAGCTTTGCCCAGGATGTTTCAGACCCTCCCGCTCCGGAGCCGCTGGCCCTTGGCCCCATGCGGTGCCCAGCAGCTCAGCCTCCAGGGGAAATCCTGGGCTTTCCGGGAACATGCCCAGAGACGCCCTCCAGCCGGCTGCGCCAGGTGGTTCGTATCGACAGCCAATAAAACAGTCTGGCCGTCACCCTGCTTAAAAGCCTGGGAAGTTGGCAGTAGCGGGTACACCAAGCCTGCAAGGTGGTTCCCAGGTGCAGCAGCAGGGACTCAGCAGCGAAGGTGGGCAGGTCAGACCCTTTCCTGGAACAGGGTCACCAGGAGACTGTTCGCTCAGGGGCCCCCGTCGACCGGCGGCTCCGCCACACGGATACAGCTGAGGACTCGGCTGCTCATCACCTGCCTCTTTGGGGGGGCAGTCCTGGGTGCGTGGCTCTACATCCGCTCTGAAAAGGAACGGCAGCAGAAGCTGCAGCGCATCCAGGAGCTGAAGAAGCTGGCCATCGGCCAGGGGGACTTCCACCTGGTGGACCACACCGGGCAGCCCCGCTCCAAGGCCGATTTCTTGGGGCAGTGGGTGCTGCTCTACTTCGGCTTCACCCACTGTCCAGACATCTGCCCCGAGGAGCTGGAGAAGATGAGCCAGGTGGTGCAGCTGCTGGACCAGGAGCCACAGCTGCCCCAGGTGCAGCCGGTCTTCATTACGGTGGACCCCGAACGGGACAACGTGG carries:
- the LOC102946652 gene encoding protein SCO2 homolog, mitochondrial; its protein translation is MFQTLPLRSRWPLAPCGAQQLSLQGKSWAFREHAQRRPPAGCARWFVSTANKTVWPSPCLKAWEVGSSGYTKPARWFPGAAAGTQQRRWAGQTLSWNRVTRRLFAQGPPSTGGSATRIQLRTRLLITCLFGGAVLGAWLYIRSEKERQQKLQRIQELKKLAIGQGDFHLVDHTGQPRSKADFLGQWVLLYFGFTHCPDICPEELEKMSQVVQLLDQEPQLPQVQPVFITVDPERDNVAAVAKYVKEFHPRLLGLTGSPEHVREAGKAYRVYYSAGPRDEDDDYIVDHTVIIYLLSPDGLFLDYYNRSKSEAQIVQSIKGHMETYQTLFS